A window from Fragaria vesca subsp. vesca linkage group LG5, FraVesHawaii_1.0, whole genome shotgun sequence encodes these proteins:
- the LOC101296485 gene encoding uncharacterized protein C4orf29 homolog, producing MATKLGMLHYVLDHVYGAFMHRTKISPQFFSRGWGGKQLELLERMINQLFPEAAGQNWPPVLVRPTWKTVWESKSACLREGVFRTPCDEQLLSALPPESHTARVAFLVPKSVPPQKMACVVHLAGTGDHSFERRLRLGGPLLKENIATMVLESPFYGQRRPMLQRGAKLLCVSDLLLLGKATIEEARSLLHWLDSEEGFGKMGVCGLSMGGVHAAMVGSLHPTPVATLPFLSPHSATVAFCEGILQHATAWEALRKDLAVMTLEEVRERMRNVFSLTDVTRFPIPKNPDAVIFVSATDDGYIPKHSVLELQKAWPGSEVRWVTGGHVSSFLLHNGEFRRAIVDGLGRLEWKESPL from the exons ATGGCAACGAAGCTGGGAATGCTCCATTATGTATTGGACCATGTTTATGGTGCATTCATGCACAGAACCAAGATCAGCCCTCAATTTTTTTCAAGAGGGTGGGGTGGTAAACAGCTCGAATTGCTGGAGAGGATGATTAATCAGCTGTTTCCAGAAGCTGCAGGGCAGAATTGGCCTCCGGTTTTGGTCCGGCCCACTTGGAAGACTGTTTGGGAGAGCAAGAGTGCTTGTCTTCGAGAAGGGGTGTTCAGGACTCCTTGTGATGAGCAGCTTCTTAGTGCATTGCCTCCTGAGAGTCACACTGCTAGAGTTGCTTTTCTGGTACCGAAATCGGTTCCCCCTCAGAAAATGGCTTGTGTGGTTCATCTTGCAG GGACTGGGGATCATTCATTTGAACGAAGGCTACGACTTGGGGGACCATTATTGAAGGAAAACATTGCAACTATGGTGCTTGAGAG CCCTTTCTACGGACAAAGACGTCCTATGCTACAGCGTGGTGCAAAGCTATTGTGTGTTAGTGACTTGCTTTTATTAGGAAAGGCAACAATTGAAGAAGCCCGCAGTCTCTTGCATTGGTTAGACTCTGAGGAAGGGTTTGGGAAAATGGGTGTTTGTGGACTTAGTATGG GAGGAGTTCATGCTGCAATGGTTGGATCACTGCACCCTACACCTGTTGCAACTCTTCCTTTTCTTTCTCCACACTCTGCTACTGTGGCATTCTGTGAGGGAATATTACAGCATGCTACTGCATGGGAAGCACTGAGAAAAGATCTTGCAGTAATGACTCTTGAGGAGGTCAGAGAACGAATGCGCAATGTTTTCTCTCTCACAGATGTGACACGCTTTCCAATTCCAAAAAACCCCGATGCTGTGATCTTTGTCTCTGCTACT GATGATGGGTACATCCCAAAACACTCTGTGCTAGAGCTTCAGAAAGCTTGGCCCGGTTCAGAAGTAAGATGGGTCACTGGTGGACATGTCTCATCTTTCCTTCTCCACAATGGTGAGTTTCGCAGGGCCATTGTTGATGGACTTGGCAGATTAGAATGGAAAGAGTCTCCTTTATGA
- the LOC101296772 gene encoding cytochrome P450 93A1-like, which yields METDFQGYIILFLVWLVSTILVRTILAKFRTNSRLPPSPMALPIIGHLHLLAPIPHQALHKLSNRLGPLVHIFLGSVPCVVVSSPEMAKEFLKTHEASFSNRPHMAAVDYLTYGSADFSFAPYGPYWKFMKKLCMSELLGGRTLDQLLPVRREEMTSFIDLMLNKAKANEAVDVGAELMNVTNNIISRMLMGQGCSASEKEADEVRKLVKAVAELTGKFNLSDFIWFCKNLDLQGFGKNLKKVRDQFDTMMERIIKEHQEALKKKKVAESDGYVKDLLDILLDISEDETSEIRLTRENIKAFILDIFAAGTDTSAITTEWALAELINHPDIMNKARQEINTIIGNNRLVQESDIANLPYLQAIVKETLRLHPTGPLIVRESTEPCSIGGYDIPARTRLFVNVWAVNRDPNHWEKPLEFEPERFTHNEGNGKSQLDVRGQHFHLLPFGSGRRGCPGTSLALQVVQTTLAAMIQCFEWKVPSGSVDMEEGLGLTLPRAHPLVCVPVARLSPFPSID from the exons ATGGAAACAGATTTCCAAGGCTACATCATACTCTTCCTTGTTTGGCTAGTCTCCACAATCCTTGTCCGAACCATATTGGCCAAATTTCGGACCAATTCTCGCCTTCCACCAAGTCCAATGGCATTACCAATCATTGGACACCTTCACCTCCTTGCCCCAATACCTCACCAAGCTCTTCACAAGCTATCAAACCGCCTTGGACCTTTAGTGCACATCTTTCTGGGTTCTGTCCCTTGTGTAGTTGTTTCATCCCCCGAAATGGCGAAAGAGTTTCTCAAGACTCATGAAGCTTCCTTCTCCAACAGACCACATATGGCTGCTGTTGATTATCTTACATACGGGTCAGCTGATTTTTCGTTTGCGCCTTATGGACCCTACTGGAAATTCATGAAGAAACTTTGCATGTCTGAACTTCTCGGTGGAAGAACACTTGATCAGCTCCTTCCAGTGAGGCGTGAAGAGATGACGAGCTTCATAGACTTGATGCTAAACAAGGCCAAGGCAAATGAAGCAGTTGATGTTGGAGCTGAGCTTATGAATGTAACCAACAATATCATATCAAGAATGCTTATGGGGCAGGGTTGTTCTGCGAGCGAAAAAGAGGCTGATGAGGTCAGAAAGTTGGTCAAAGCTGTTGCTGAGCTAACAGGGAAGTTCAATTTGTCAGACTTCATTTGGTTTTGTAAGAACTTGGATTTGCAGGGATTTGGGAAAAATCTTAAGAAAGTGCGTGATCAGTTTGACACTATGATGGAGAGGATCATAAAGGAGCATCAAGAGGCACTAAAGAAGAAGAAAGTGGCAGAAAGTGATGGTTATGTTAAAGATTTGCTCGACATTTTACTTGATATATCTGAAGATGAGACCTCAGAGATCAGACTCACTAGAGAAAACATAAAGGCCTTCATCCTG GACATATTTGCTGCTGGTACCGACACATCTGCGATTACAACAGAATGGGCACTAGCGGAGCTAATCAACCACCCAGATATCATGAACAAAGCAAGACAAGAAATCAACACCATAATTGGGAACAACAGGCTAGTACAAGAATCAGACATTGCAAACCTTCCATACCTGCAAGCCATAGTGAAAGAGACACTAAGGCTTCATCCAACAGGTCCATTAATTGTGAGAGAGTCAACTGAACCCTGTTCAATTGGCGGCTATGATATTCCAGCAAGAACCAGGTTGTTTGTTAACGTGTGGGCTGTCAACAGAGACCCCAATCACTGGGAGAAGCCTCTGGAGTTTGAGCCAGAAAGGTTTACACACAATGAAGGTAACGGGAAGAGCCAACTAGACGTGAGAGGACAACATTTTCATTTGTTGCCATTTGGTAGTGGAAGAAGAGGGTGTCCTGGAACCTCACTTGCACTGCAGGTTGTGCAGACAACACTTGCAGCTATGATTCAGTGCTTTGAATGGAAGGTACCTAGTGGTAGTGTTGACATGGAAGAGGGCCTTGGATTAACACTTCCAAGAGCTCATCCATTGGTTTGTGTTCCAGTTGCTAGGCTCAGTCCCTTTCCATCTATTGATTAA